The following is a genomic window from Crossiella equi.
GCCGGGTTCTGAGGATCAGGCGTAGAGGCCGTCGATCTCGCCTGCGTACTTGGTGATGATGGCCCGGCGCTTGAGTTTCATGGTGGGCGTCAGCTCCTCGCCGCCGGGCTCCCACGTGCCGGGCAGGATCACGAACTTCTTGACCTGCTCGACCCGGGAGAGCGTGCTGTTGCCCTGGTGGATGCCCTGCTCGACCAGCGCCCGGACGTCCGCGTCCCCGGCCAGGGCGGCGCGGGCGTCGGGGTCCAGGGTGAGCAGGGCGACGACGTAGGGGCGGTCGTCGCCGACGGCCACGACCGAGCCCACCAGCGGGCAGGCGATCTTGACCGCGTTCTCGATGTTGGCCGGGGACAGGTTCTTGCCCGCCGAGTTGATGATCAGTTCCTTCTTGCGGTCGATGATCCGCACGTAGCCGTCGGCGTCGATGGTGGCGATGTCGCCGGTGTGCAGCCAGCCCTCGGCGTCGACGGCCTCGGCGGTCTTGCCGGGCTCACCGCGGTAGCCGCGCATGACCAGCGGGCCGCGCACCAGCAGCTCGCCGTCCTCGGCGGTGGCCAGCTCGGTGCCGCCGGGCACGACCGTGCCGACGGTGCCCAGCCGTGCCCGGCCCGGCCGGTTGATCGTGGCCACGCCCGAGGTCTCGGACATGCCCCACAGCTCGCACACCGGCAGGCCCAGGCCCAGGACGAAGGCCAGCGCGTCGGGGGCGATCGCGGCGGCGCCGGAGACGGCGAACCGCACCCGGTCCAGGCCCAGCCGCCGCCGCAGCGCGGCCAGCACGAGGCGGTCGGCCAGGCGGTGCTGGGCCCGCAGCAGCGGTGGCACCGGCCGCCGGTCGGACTCGCGGCGCGCGACCTCGGCACCGGTGGCCAGTGCCCAGGTCGCCAGTTTCCGTTTCAGGGCAACGGGTTCGGCGGCGACCTTGGCCTCGATCCCGGCCTTGAGCTTGTACCAGACCTGGGGGACCGCGCCGAGCAGGGTCGGGCGGACCCGCGGCAGGACGGCGACCAGCTGCCGGTGGTCGGCCAGGGTGATGATCTGGACGCCGTGGGCGAGGCCGGTGTAGTGCGAGCCCCAGCGGTTGGCGATGTGCGCGTCGGGCAGGTAGGAGACCACGCTGTCGTCCGGGCCCGCCTGGAGGATGCCCGCCATGGCGTCCAGCTCGGCGAGCAGGTTCGCGTGGGTCAGCTCCACACCCTTGGGCGGGCCGGTGGTGCCCGAGGTGTAGATGATCGTGGCCACGTCCTCCGGCCGCACCGCCTGCCAGCTCGCGTCGAAGTCGAAGTCGTTGGCGGGCAGGCCTTCCAGCTCAGCCAGGGACACGGCGCCCTCGGGCTGGCCGTCCACGCAGACCACGTGCTCGACCTGCCGGTCGGTGTCGGCGGCGGCCAGCCGGGCGGCGAACTGCCGCTCGCAGACCACGATCCGGTTGCCCGCGTTGCGCAGCACGTGCGTGATCTGGTCGGTGGCGAGGGTGTTGTAGAGGGAGAACGGCGTGGCGCCCAGGTGCAGGGCGGCGCAGTCGAGGAGGTGGAACTCCGGGCGGTTGGTCAGCATCAGCGCGACCGAGTCACCTCGGCGCACACCCAGGGCGTGCAGGCCGCGCGCGATCGAGCGCACCCGGCGGGCGTAGTCGGCCCAGGTGAGGGCGAGCGAGTCATCGGGGGTGCGCAGGGCGACCTGGTCCGGGCGGACCCGCGCGGTGGACTGGAAGGCGGTGCACAGCGTCCGGGGTGTCGGTGCGGACATGTGGTGCTCCCTCGCGGCTGGTGGGACCGGGCGAGTGCGTCCGTGCGGCTGTGGTGCCAGGCCAGTATGGCGGCGGTCAGCGGTCCTCGGGGAGGAGCAGGGCGTTCGCGGTGGCCCGGGCCGCGGCGACCACGGCCATCCGGTGGCGGGCGCGGCGTGCCTTGTCGTCCCGGCCGATGGGGGTGCGGATCCCCGGCGGGGTGAGGTTCCAGGCCTGGGCGGCGGCCAGGACGATCAGGAGGACGTCCATGGCGGCCTCGATGTCGCACTCGAACTCCTCGGCCAGGGCCTGGGCCTTGGCGAGGTGGGCGTCCAGCTCCTGCTGGGAGGCCTCCGGGCGCTCCAGGACCTTCCACTGGGTCAGGCGCTGCAGGGCCGGGTCCGCGGTCAGCTCGTCGAAGAGCGCGCCCGCGTAGGAGGCCAGGTCTTCGGCGGTGAAGGGCACCGCGTCGCTGAGCACCCCGAGCCGGTCGCCCAGCACCGCGTCGAAGAGCGACTCCTTGGAGCCGAAGTAGGCGTAGATGGCCTGCTTGTTGGCCGAGGCGTTCTTGGCGATGCGGTCCACCCGCGCCCCGGCCAGGCCGTGCTCGACGAACTCCGCGTGCGCCGCGGTCAGCAGGCGGGCACGGGTGGCGGCGGAGTCGTAGGCCATGGCCGAATTCTAAACCAACCACCTGGTTGACTTCTGGTGGTGCGATGGCGACACCGGTGCGGACTCTGGGCATCACCGCGTGGACAACCCACTGATCGTCGGTCAGTCCATGACGACGCACTACGACAGGTGCTCGGAGCTGATCACGAGGGGCGGCCCGGCCGCCGCTCGCGCACCAGCCCGGCGGTCTCGGCCAGCAGACCGCACATCCGCGCCATGAAGTCCCGGTGCGACTCAGGTGCGTCCAACCGGGACTTCTCCGGGGGCCCGGCAATCCACTGCCGCCACAAACCCCCGTCGGCCAGGAACGGCCGGGCGTGCGCGGTGTCGTGCCGCCGGTCGAACTCCAGCAGCGCGCCCAAAGCGGCGGACTGGTCGTAGTACAGGTCCGGGCGGCGCAGGTAGACCTCCAGGTAGCGCACCA
Proteins encoded in this region:
- a CDS encoding AMP-dependent synthetase/ligase yields the protein MSAPTPRTLCTAFQSTARVRPDQVALRTPDDSLALTWADYARRVRSIARGLHALGVRRGDSVALMLTNRPEFHLLDCAALHLGATPFSLYNTLATDQITHVLRNAGNRIVVCERQFAARLAAADTDRQVEHVVCVDGQPEGAVSLAELEGLPANDFDFDASWQAVRPEDVATIIYTSGTTGPPKGVELTHANLLAELDAMAGILQAGPDDSVVSYLPDAHIANRWGSHYTGLAHGVQIITLADHRQLVAVLPRVRPTLLGAVPQVWYKLKAGIEAKVAAEPVALKRKLATWALATGAEVARRESDRRPVPPLLRAQHRLADRLVLAALRRRLGLDRVRFAVSGAAAIAPDALAFVLGLGLPVCELWGMSETSGVATINRPGRARLGTVGTVVPGGTELATAEDGELLVRGPLVMRGYRGEPGKTAEAVDAEGWLHTGDIATIDADGYVRIIDRKKELIINSAGKNLSPANIENAVKIACPLVGSVVAVGDDRPYVVALLTLDPDARAALAGDADVRALVEQGIHQGNSTLSRVEQVKKFVILPGTWEPGGEELTPTMKLKRRAIITKYAGEIDGLYA
- a CDS encoding TetR/AcrR family transcriptional regulator gives rise to the protein MAYDSAATRARLLTAAHAEFVEHGLAGARVDRIAKNASANKQAIYAYFGSKESLFDAVLGDRLGVLSDAVPFTAEDLASYAGALFDELTADPALQRLTQWKVLERPEASQQELDAHLAKAQALAEEFECDIEAAMDVLLIVLAAAQAWNLTPPGIRTPIGRDDKARRARHRMAVVAAARATANALLLPEDR